GCCCGGATCCGGCACGCTGCCGCCCGCGCCGACTGCTCCCGCGTCGCCGAGCGGGCCGACGCTGGAGCTGGCCGTGGACGAGCGAACGTTGTTCCGGTTCTCCGCATTGACATACAACGCGCACCGGATCCACTACGACCTCGGGTGGACAGCGCAGGAGGGTTACGACGGGCTGCTCATCCACGGACCGCTGCTCGCGCTCATGATGGGCGAGCACATGCGTCGTGAGGGAATCGAACTGCGCGGCAAGACATTCGGCTACCGGTTCGTCTCACCCATGACGAAACCACAGACCTTCACCGTCGTACCCGGCCCCGAAGGGTTGATCCACGGGGCCGAGGCGCGCAGTGCCGCCGGCGCCGTCTGCGCTGTCAGCACGCTGGCGGAGCTCTGAGGGCATGACAGCGGTATCCGATGTGGTCATCGTGGGTGGTTCTATCGCCGGGTTGCGGGCGGCGGAAACCGTCGTCCGACTTGCTCCCGAGCTGAGCGTGACGGTTGTGAGCGATGAAGCTCACCTGCCCTACGAGCGCCCGCCCCTGTCGAAAGTCGCGTTGCACGATCCCCTCGAACTGGACGACCTGGTCTACCGGTCGGTCGGCGAGCTCGGTCGGCACGGAGTCGAATTCAGGCTCGAAACCCCTGCTCTGGGCCTCGATCTCGCCGCGCGAAGGGTCCGCCTCCCCGAGGGCGAAATCGGATATCGAGCGCTCGTCATCGCGACCGGATGCGACCCGGTGATGCCGCCTGTGTTCGCCGGGCTTCCGGAGGTTTATCCGCTGCGTAGTTTCGCGGATGCCCGCGCCCTGCGTGCAGCGGTCGCCGATACCTCGAAGTCGGTGGCGATCGTGGGCGCCGGGTTCATCGGCGGTGAATTCGCGTCGACACTCGTTAAGGCGGGCCGCGGGGTCTCGCTCGTCGATATGGCCCCGAAGCCCCTCGGCAGGTTCGGAGCTCCGGTAGCCGACACCTACGCGGCGTTGCATCGAGACGCCGGTGTCGAGCTGTTCCTCGGCAGGGCGGTCACCGATGTCGCCCACATCGTGGAGGGCCGGGAATTGGTTCTCGACGACGGTACCCGAGTTCGCGCGGACGTCATTCTCGTCGGTGCCGGGGTGCGTCCCTCCACGCGATGGCTGGAGGGCTCGGGACTGACCCTCGACAACGGGATTCTGTGCGATTCCCTGCTGCGGGCGTCGGAGGGTGTTTTCGCCGCCGGCGATGCCGTCCGGTGGCCGAATCCACGATTCGACGCGATCATGCGGGTCGAGCACTGGACCAATGCGGCGGAGCAAGGACGTATCGCCGCCATGAACGCCGTGAACCATATCCGGGAACTCGATGGCACAGCCTGCGCGAACGTGCCGTATTTCTGGTCCGACCAGCATGGCATTCGCATTCAATTCGCCGGATATCTGACGGGCGACGAGGAATTGCTGGAGAACCGCAATTCCGACGGCTCGCTCTTCCTGTACCGGCGCGGCCAGGCGGTGACCGGCGTGCTGGCCTTCGAGCGGCGGTCCGAGTTCGTCAAAATTCGTGCGGCACTGAGGCGAGAGAATCCCTCACTGCGCCAAGTCGTTCCCGATGTGCCGGATCACGAAGAAGTGCGCATCGGCTGAGTTTTCCCGGGCTCCGGCCGGTAACGGACGGGCATTCGGGATCTTCACTGTGGAGGATTAGTGCGAGAAGAACAGCAAGTGATAGTCGTAGGCGCAGGTCCCGTGGGACTCTTGAATGCGCTGGGTTTGGCGCAGCAAGGTGTCGTCGTCACTGTGCTCGAGCGAGCGTCGACTCTCTCGGAGGCGCCGCGGGCGATCGTCTATCACTGGGCAGCGCTGGATGGCCTGGCCCGCTTGGATCTCCTCGACGACGCTGTAGGGGCCGGATTTCTGAAGCAGGACTACGCCTATCGGGTGCACAAGACCGGTGAAATCATCGAGTACGGCTTGGAGGCGCTCGAGGGAAAGGTGGAACGTCCCTACAACCTGCACCTGGGGCAGGGTGCTCTGGCGCGCGTGATTCTGCGGCGCCTGGAGACCTTCGACAACGCACGCGTGCGCTGGAACCACGAGGTCACCGCGATCACCCAGGATGACGCCGAAGTCCGGGTCACCGTTCGGTCCGAGCGCGGCGAAGAGGAACTCCGTGCGTCCTGGCTCATCGGCGCCGACGGCGCGGGCTCCAGGATTCGGAGCGAGCTGGATCTCGGCTTCGAGGGGATCACCTGGCCGGAGCGGTTCGTCGCCACCAATGTGCGCTTCGCCGAGGATCTTTCGGGCTGGGCGCAGTCGACGTTCTATGTCGACGACGTCTTCGGGGCGATTATCGCCAAGATCGACGAGTCCGGTGCGCACGGCCTCTGGCGCTACACCTACATGGAGGACGACGCCCTGCCCGCCGAGTCGGCGGCCGAGCGCCTGCCCGAGTTCCTCACCACGGTGTTCGGCGAAAAGATCGCTGCCGCAGCAGAACTCGAGGCGATCTCGCCGTACCGGATGCATCAGCGCAGTGCGGTGGCCTACCGTGCGGGCAGGGTGCTGCTCGCTGGTGACGCGGCACATGCGACGAATCCCACCGGCGGGCTCGGGCTGACCATGGGCCTGTTCGACGCGTACCTGTTGAACGAAGCCCTGGGCGCGGTCGTCTCCGGCCGCGCCGACGACGGCATCCTCAACGTCTACTCCGACGAACGCCGCCACGCGTTCGTCGATGTCGCGAGTCCACGTGCCAGCGCCAACAAGCGGCTGCTGTTCCATTCCACCGATCCGGCCCAACTCGATCGTGACCTGGACGTGTTCCGGAAGATGTCCCGCGACCGAGAGTTCGCCGCGGAATGCCTCTACTTCACGAAAACCCTGGAAACACCCTCCCTGATCGCGCACTGAGTGTGGCTGGTTTCGTATCGAACGAAGGAATTCCTATGAACCCCCTCGACGGACTCACCGTCGTATCGCTCGAGCAGGCCGTGGCCGCCCCGTTCGCCACCCGCCAGCTGGCGGATCTCGGTGCGCGGGTGATCAAGGTCGAGCGTCCCGACGTCGGCGACTTCGCCCGCGGATACGACGAGACGGTGCGCGGAATGGCCAGCCATTTCGTCTGGCTCAACCGCTCGAAGGAATCGGTCTGCCTCGATCTGAAGTCCGAGTACGGCAAGGACAGCATCCAGACCCTGGTCCGCAACGCGGACGTGTTCGTCCAGAACCTCGCTCCCGGCGCGGCGGAACGACTCGGGCTGGGCAGCGACGAATTGCGAAGGGTCAAGCCGGAACTCATTCATGTCTCCATCTCCGGTTACGGTCCCGGTGGACCGTACTCGGCGAAGAAGGCCTACGACCTGCTCGTGCAGTGCGAGGCGGGCCTGGTCTCCATCACCGGTACCCCGGACGAGCCGGCGAAGGTCGGGATATCCATCGCCGACATCGCCTCCGGAATGTTCGCCTACTCCGGTGTTCTCACGGCGCTGATCCAGCGTGATCGCACGGGTGAGGGCGCCACCATCGAGATCTCGATGCTCGAGGCGCTCTCGGAGTGGATGGGCTATCCGCTGAACTACGCGATGTATGGCGGCACGGCGCCGCAGCGGACGGGTGCGCGGCACGCGTCGATCGCGCCGTACGGCCCGTTCCGGTGCGGAGACGGAAATCAGGTGTTCCTCGGACTGCAGAACGAGCGTGAATGGGCGACGTTCTGCGCGGAGATCCTGGACGACCCCGCCATAGCGGCGGATCCCCGGTTCCTTCGAAACTCGTTGCGGGTGAGCCACAGTCGAGAGTTGCAAGAGGAGATCGAGCGCGCTTTCTCGGCGTGGAGCGCCGAAACGGTCGCGAAGCGGCTCGAGGCGGCGGGCATCGCGAACGCGATCCTGCGGGACATGCACGACCTGGCGGAGCACCCGCAACTCGAGGCGAGGGGACGGTGGTTCGACTACGAGTCACCCGTCGGTTCGCTGCGGGCACTCGTTCCACCGGCGACCTTTGTCGGAGCGAAGCCGGTGATGGGCCCCGTGCCCGGGGTCGGTGAGCACACTGAAGCCGTACTCGCCGAGTTCGGAATCGCCTCAGCGGCAGCCGAATTACCGAACTGAGCACCGGCCACCGAACCGAGAAGGGCGGAGAACCCATGAATCGGGAGGAAACCATTCGGGTCGCCAGATCGTTTCTCTTCGTACCCGGTGATCGTCCGGAGCGTTTCGACAAGGCGATCCGGTCCGGGACCGACGTCGTCGTGCTCGATCTGGAGGACGCTGTCGCGGACGAGCACAAGGACAGCGCCCGAAGGGCAGTAGTCGACTGGCTGTCCCGCGGTGGACCGGCATGTGTGCGAGTGGCTTCCCCAGCGGGTCAACACTTTTGGGACGAGGTGGCGGCACTGAAGGGCCTGCCCGGGCTGATCGCCGTGATGGTCCCCAAAGCCGAAAGCCCCGATGAACTGTCGGCCGTCGCCGAGCGGGTCGGGGTACCCGTGATCGCGTTGGTCGAGTCGGCGCTGGGGATGGTGCGTGCACCGTCTCTAGCCGCCGCCCCTGGGGTTTCGCGAATTGCGTTCGGGCACTTGGACTATGCGCTCGGCCTGGGGTGCGACACCGGCCGGCCGGCCATGCTCCACGCCCGTTCCGCGCTCGTGCTCGCATCGCGGGCCGCGCGGCTTCCGGGACCGATCGACGGTGTGACCGCCGCTCTGGATGATGCCGCGGCCCTGGACGAGGATCTCAGGTGTGCGAAGGAGCTCGGCATGACGGGAAAGCTGCTGGTGCATCCACGTCAGGTGGTGGGCACCCATGCGGCGTTTCGGCCCGACGCGGCGGCAGTCCGCTGGGCTCGGCGGGTGGTCGAGTCCGAGGCCGGAGGCAGGGCGGTCCGAATCGAGGGGCAGATGGTCGACGCGCCTGTCGTCGCGCGGGCGCGGGCGATCTTGCGAGATGTGCGTTGAAGAGGCGACCGCGAAAGGAAAACCGCTGTGGATTTCAATGAGACGACCGCGTTGGATGCCGTCGCTGCAAGCTTCGAGGGTACGTCCGACCCGAGG
The DNA window shown above is from Nocardia sp. NBC_01730 and carries:
- a CDS encoding NAD(P)/FAD-dependent oxidoreductase, with amino-acid sequence MTAVSDVVIVGGSIAGLRAAETVVRLAPELSVTVVSDEAHLPYERPPLSKVALHDPLELDDLVYRSVGELGRHGVEFRLETPALGLDLAARRVRLPEGEIGYRALVIATGCDPVMPPVFAGLPEVYPLRSFADARALRAAVADTSKSVAIVGAGFIGGEFASTLVKAGRGVSLVDMAPKPLGRFGAPVADTYAALHRDAGVELFLGRAVTDVAHIVEGRELVLDDGTRVRADVILVGAGVRPSTRWLEGSGLTLDNGILCDSLLRASEGVFAAGDAVRWPNPRFDAIMRVEHWTNAAEQGRIAAMNAVNHIRELDGTACANVPYFWSDQHGIRIQFAGYLTGDEELLENRNSDGSLFLYRRGQAVTGVLAFERRSEFVKIRAALRRENPSLRQVVPDVPDHEEVRIG
- a CDS encoding FAD-dependent oxidoreductase → MIVVGAGPVGLLNALGLAQQGVVVTVLERASTLSEAPRAIVYHWAALDGLARLDLLDDAVGAGFLKQDYAYRVHKTGEIIEYGLEALEGKVERPYNLHLGQGALARVILRRLETFDNARVRWNHEVTAITQDDAEVRVTVRSERGEEELRASWLIGADGAGSRIRSELDLGFEGITWPERFVATNVRFAEDLSGWAQSTFYVDDVFGAIIAKIDESGAHGLWRYTYMEDDALPAESAAERLPEFLTTVFGEKIAAAAELEAISPYRMHQRSAVAYRAGRVLLAGDAAHATNPTGGLGLTMGLFDAYLLNEALGAVVSGRADDGILNVYSDERRHAFVDVASPRASANKRLLFHSTDPAQLDRDLDVFRKMSRDREFAAECLYFTKTLETPSLIAH
- a CDS encoding CaiB/BaiF CoA transferase family protein, encoding MNPLDGLTVVSLEQAVAAPFATRQLADLGARVIKVERPDVGDFARGYDETVRGMASHFVWLNRSKESVCLDLKSEYGKDSIQTLVRNADVFVQNLAPGAAERLGLGSDELRRVKPELIHVSISGYGPGGPYSAKKAYDLLVQCEAGLVSITGTPDEPAKVGISIADIASGMFAYSGVLTALIQRDRTGEGATIEISMLEALSEWMGYPLNYAMYGGTAPQRTGARHASIAPYGPFRCGDGNQVFLGLQNEREWATFCAEILDDPAIAADPRFLRNSLRVSHSRELQEEIERAFSAWSAETVAKRLEAAGIANAILRDMHDLAEHPQLEARGRWFDYESPVGSLRALVPPATFVGAKPVMGPVPGVGEHTEAVLAEFGIASAAAELPN
- a CDS encoding HpcH/HpaI aldolase/citrate lyase family protein; this encodes MNREETIRVARSFLFVPGDRPERFDKAIRSGTDVVVLDLEDAVADEHKDSARRAVVDWLSRGGPACVRVASPAGQHFWDEVAALKGLPGLIAVMVPKAESPDELSAVAERVGVPVIALVESALGMVRAPSLAAAPGVSRIAFGHLDYALGLGCDTGRPAMLHARSALVLASRAARLPGPIDGVTAALDDAAALDEDLRCAKELGMTGKLLVHPRQVVGTHAAFRPDAAAVRWARRVVESEAGGRAVRIEGQMVDAPVVARARAILRDVR